The genome window TCGGCAGTACAGATTAAATCTGATACCATAATAGGGAATCAGGTAGTTATTAATTCTGGTAGCGTAATAGGTTCAGATGGTTTTGGATTTGCGCCTAACAAAGATGGCACTTACACAAAAATACCTCAAACGGGTAATGTAATTATCGAAGATAATGTAGAGATAGGATCACTAACTACTATAGATAAGGCCACCTTGGGGAGTACGATCATTAGATCTGGGGTCAAATTAGATAATCAGATTCAAGTTGCCCATAATGTTGAAATAGGATCAAATACAGTAATCGCAGCTCAAACTGGAATTGCAGGATCAAGTAGAATAGGAAAGAATTGTAAGATCGGTGGACAAGTAGGTATCGCAGGTCATATAGTCATTGAAGATAATGTCAACATACAAGCACAAAGCGGTGTTGGCAGAAAATTAAAAGAAGGAACAACGGTTCAAGGCTCTCCAGCTTTTGATTATTCAGACTGGAATAGAAGCTACGTGTTATTTAAGAATTTAAGAAAAATAGAATCGAGAATTTCAAATCTTGAAAAAAAATAAGCATAAATGACGGTAACAGAATTTAAGCAAACGACCATAAAAGATGAAGTAACCTTGTCGGGTGTTGGTTTGCATACTGGTAAAGAAGTAACTTTAGTTTTTAAACCGGCCCCAGAAAATCATGGTTATGCTTTTCAAAGAGTCGATTTAGAAGGTAGTCCGGTAATTGAAGCATCTGCTAATTATGTTACAGATACTAAAAGAGGTACTACTCTAGATAAAAGGGGCGTGCAAATCAATACTTGTGAGCATGTACTCGCAGCTTTAGTAGGTTTAGAAATAGACAACTGTTTGATAGAAATAGATAGTAGTGAGCCACCAATCATGGATGGTTCTTCAAAATTCTTTGTTGAGGCCTTAGAAAAAGCAGGTAGGGTAGAACAAGAGCAGTTTAGAGAAGAATATGTGGTTCAAGAAAATATTTCCTACAAGGATGAAGAAACAGGTAGCGAGATTATCTTAATGCCTGCTGACTCCTATCAAATCACGGCAATGGTTGATTTTGGAACTAAAGTTTTAGGAACTCAAAACGCGACACTTCATAAAGTAAGCGACTTTAAAGAAGAGATTTCTAGTGCTAGAACATTTAGTTTTCTTCATGAAATTGAAATGCTTTTAGAACATGGATTGATAAAAGGTGGTGATCTTAATAACGCCATTGTTTATGTCGACAAAGAACTGTCAGAGAAAACAACAGAAAGCCTTAAAAAAGCATTCAAAAAAGATAATATTACCATTAGACCTAATGGAATTTTAGATAATCTAGAACTTCATCACCCTAATGAAGCTGCACGCCACAAGCTGTTAGATGTCATTGGTGATCTCGCCTTAATAGGCTATAAAATTAGAGGTAAAGTAATTGCCACTAAGCCGGGACATTTTGTCAACACTCAATTTGCGAAAAAAATGTCAAAAATTATTAAGAAGGATATTAAAGATAATGTACCTCAGGTAGATATTCGTAAGGAACCACTTATGGATGTAATGCAAATTATGGAGGTATTGCCGCACAGGCCCCCCTTTTTATTGATAGATAAGATATTTGAACTTTCTGATAGTCATGTAATTGGTTTGAAGAATGTAACAATGAATGAGCCCTTCTTCCTAGGTCATTTTCCTGGGCAGCCGGTAATGCCAGGAGTACTTATCGTAGAAGCCATGGCACAAACTGGTGGTATCTTAGTTTTGAGTACCGTTCCAGATCCAGAGAATTATTTGACTTTCTTTATGAAAATGGATAATGTAAAGTTTAAAAGAAAAGTATCCCCAGGTGATACCCTTATATTTAAATGTGATTTAATTTCTCCTATAAGAAGAGGGATTTGTCACATGCAAGCTTACGCTTACGCAAATGGCATCCTTTGTGCCGAAGCTGAGTTGATGGCACAAATTTCAAAAGTAAAATAATGAATCAACCACTAGCATACGTACATCCAGGAGCAAAAATTGCCAAAAACGTAGTTATAGAACCTTTTACAACCATTCATAACGATGTGGTTATCGAGGAAGGAACTTGGATAGGATCTAACGTGACCATCATGGAAGGTGCACGTATAGGTAAAAATGTAAGTATTTTCCCTGGTGCAGTAATAAGTGCCATTCCTCAAGATAAAAAGTTTGAAGACGAAGATACCCTAACTATAATAGGGGATAATACCACTATTAGAGAATGTGTGACCATTAATCGGGGTACTTCAGACCGAATGAAAACCGTGATAGGTAAAAACTGTTGGATCATGGCTTATTGCCACATTGCACACGATTGTATTGTTGGAGATAATTGTATTTTTTCTAATAATAGTACTCTTGCAGGTCATATTACAGTAGGAGATTATGTAGTACTAGCAGGTATGGCCGCTGTACAACAGTTTTGTCAGATAGGAAGCCATGCATTTGTAACCGGTGGATCTTTAGTTCGTAAGGATGTTCCTCCGTTTGTTAAAGCGGGTCGTGAGCCCTTAAGCTATGTAGGTATTAATTCTGTAGGCTTGCGTAGAAGAGGATTTGACTTGGAAAAAATCCGAGAAATTCAAGACATCTATCGCATTCTTTATCAAAAAAATTACAATGTTTCTCAAGGTGTAGAAATCATAGAGGCAGAAATGATTGCGACACCAGAGCGCGATGAAATATTAGAATTTATTAAAAACACAAAGCGAGGTATCATGAGAGGATACGTTAGTAAACAATAAGATATGGCAAGTACAAGCGACATTAGAAAAGGATTGTGTATTCATTACAATCACGATATTTTTAAAATTATTGAATTTCTTCATGTAAAACCTGGTAAAGGTCCTGCATTTGTAAGAACTAAATTAAAATCTGTAACTTCAGGAAAAGTGATTGATAATACATTTTCTGCTGGACATAAAATTGAAGAAATACGTGTAGAAACACATTCTTTTCAATTTTTATATAAAGATGGTGAGGGATATCACTTCATGAATACAGAGACTTATGAGCAAATTATACTGCAAGAAAATTCTTTGGATGCGCCTGGATTATTAAAAGAAGGGGAAGTAGTGAAAATTCAAATCAATACAGAAGATGATTCTCCATTGTCTGTAGATATGCCACAATACGTGATTCTTAAGGTAACCGCCACTGAACCAGGTCTTAAAGGAAATACAGCAACAAATGCATCTAAGCCAGCTACGGTAGAAACAGGTGCTGAAGTCAATGTTCCTTTATTTATCAATGAAGGTGATATCATTAGAATTGATACTGAAAAGGGGAACTATCACGAGAGAATGAAGCAATAAGTGAGATTTCCTAAAACATATCAACTTGCTGAAATAGCCGCAATTATCAATTGTGATTATGTGGGTGACGCATCCTTTCCTGTTTTGGGAATGAATGAAATTCATGTGGTGACCCCAGGCGATATTGTTTTTGTGGATCACCCTAAATACTATGATAAAGCATTGCAAAGTGCTGCTAGCATTGTGTTAATCAATAAACAAGTCGACTGTCCAAATGGCAAGGCATTACTTATTTCAGACGACCCTTTTAGAGATTTTAATAAGCTTACGCAGTATTTTGTTCCTTTTTTCGCTTTCGCGAAAGCGCAACTTCCCAAAAGTATAGGAGAACACTCCCACATTCATCCCAGCGCCACAATAGGTAGGGATGTAGAAATAGGAGATCACACCATTATACATGCAAATGTGAGTATAGGTGATCGATCTGTTATTGGTAATCACGTGATTATTAATGCCGGGGCGGTTTTAGGGGGTGATGCTTTTTATTACAAACGTCGTCCAGATGGCTATGATAAATTATTAAGTAATGGTCGTGTAGTCATTGAGGATCATGTAGAACTAGGCGCAAATACCACTATTGACCGTGGTGTTACAGGAGATACTACAATAGGCTATGGCAGTAAACTTGATAACCAAGTACAAATAGGGCATGATACCGTTTTAGGTAAACACGTTCTTATTGCCAGTCAGACAGGGATTGCAGGCTGTGTAGTTATAGAAGACGAAGTAACCATTTGGGGACAAGTAGGAATCACGAGCGGTGTAACAATAGGGAAGAAGGCAGTTATTTCTGCAAAGTCTGGAGTAAGTAAATCACTGGAAGGGAATAAAAATTATTTTGGTATTCCTGCAGATGATTTTAGAAGTAAATACAAGGAAATAGCAGCTATAAAACAAATTCCGGAAGCCTTAGAACTTCTTAAAAAAATGAATAAGCAATAGTTAATATTTTAATGAAAAGATAGAATTTTATTCTAGGTTAACATTTCATTCTTACCTAGTTTAGCACTCAATTAAAAGTTTTTATAAATGGCTGCAGCAGCAAAGAAAATAGTGCAAAAATTTTTAGATTCTGACGTGTTTGTTAACGTAGAAGAGTTTGATCATTACATACATAAAGATCTTAAAATGCACTGGCATGCAAGCTCTGGTTACAGAGAATTCAATTACGATGATTATTACAGACTTTGTCAGTCTACAGCAACTTCCTATGAAAGTATGAGGTCTGAGGTAACACATATGATCAGTGATAAAAAAGAAGTAGCAGCGAGATTTACCGTTTATGTAAGAACAAATGAAAATCCAAGAGAAGAGATTCCTGTAGGATATTTTATTTCTATCTTTAAATTAGAAGACGATAAAATAATAGAGGTGCATCAGACCAGTCACCCATCACAAGATTAAATTAAGAATACTCCATATAAATTATAAACAATGAGCGTTTTAGTAAACAAAGATTCTAAAATAATAGTACAAGGTTTTACCGGTAGTGAAGGTACCTTCCACGCAGGTCAAATGATAGATTACGGTACTAACGTAGTAGGTGGTGTTACCCCAGGAAAAGGTGGTCAAGAACATTTAGGTAAACCAGTTTTTAATACTGTTCAAGAAGCAGTAGAAAAAGCAGGAGCCGATGTATCCATCATTTTTGTACCCCCAGCTTTTGCTGCAGATGCTATTAAAGAAGCCGCAGATGCAGGTATCAAAGTAATCATTACCATTACAGAAGGTATTCCAGTAGCAGATATGGTTAAAGTTGCAGACTATATAAAAGATATGGACTGTCGCTTAGTAGGTCCTAACTGCCCAGGGGTGATTACTCCAGGAGAAGCAAAAGTAGGTATTATGCCAGGTTTTGTATTTAAAAAAGGAAAAATAGGTATTGTTTCCAAATCAGGAACGCTTACTTATGAGGCGTCAGACCAAGTTGTTAAACAGGGTTATGGTATTTCTACAGCAATAGGAATAGGTGGTGATCCAATTATAGGAACAACTACTAAAGAAGCTGTTGAACTTTTTATGAATGATCCAGAAACTGAAGCTATCGTTATGATAGGTGAAATAGGTGGACAGTTAGAAGCTGACGCAGCACATTGGATCAAAGCAACTGGTAACAAAAAACCTGTTATAGGCTTTATCGCTGGTGAAACTGCTCCTGCAGGTCGTACTATGGGGCACGCTGGTGCAATCGTAGGCGGGTCTGAAGATACTGCTCAAGCTAAAAAAGCAATCATGAAAGAATGTGGAATTCACGTGGTGGATTCTCCAGCCGAAATAGGTAAGAAAGTTGCCGAAGTTTTAGGATAAATTACACAAAGCCAGAATACGTAACATTGATTTGATACCCATTCTGGCTTTTATATATAACCAACCTCTTATGAAATTATTACAAGGTAAAAATGTAATCATTACTGGTGCCAGTCGTGGCATAGGTAAAGGTATTGCTGAAGTGTTTGCAAAACACGGAGCAAACATCGCTTTCACTTATGCAAGTTCTGAAGGCCCAGCGCTAGAGTTAGAGAAGGAACTTACCGCTTTAGGAGTTAAAGCAAAAGCATATAAAAGTAACGCAGCCGACTTTACGGAGTCACAAGAACTTATTGATGTTGTTACAAAAGATTTTGACAGTATTGATGTATTGATAAATAATGCAGGTATCACTAAAGACAATCTCTTGATGAGAATGAGCGAGGTTGATTTTGATACAGTAATTCAAGTCAACTTAAAGTCTGTTTTTAACATGACCAAAGCAGTACAACGCACCATGTTAAAGCAACGTCACGGTAGTATTATTAATATGAGCAGTATTGTAGGCGTGAAAGGAAATGCTGGACAGACCAATTATGCGGCTAGTAAAGCAGGGATTATAGGTTTTAGCAAATCAGTTGCTTTGGAATTAGGATCGCGTAACATACGTTGTAATTCTATTGCTCCTGGTTTTATAGAAACAGAAATGACAGATGCTCTTAATGAAGAAACAGTGCAGAGCTGGAGAAATGCAATCCCATTGAAACGTGGTGGTACTCCAGAAGATGTTGCAAACGCCTGTGTATTCCTTGCTAGTGATCTTTCTACTTACATTACCGGACAGACACTACACGTAGATGGCGGGATGTTAACCTAAAAAAATAATTTCATGACCGTATTCTGGATGATTATTGCTGCAGTAGTAGCTGCGTTAATTGCTCTTTTTCAATACGGTTATATAGGTACTTCTAAAAATACCAAAAGAAAACCTTGGTTTGCGTTATTGCGCTTTCTCACGGTTTTTTTTATTTTATTGTTATTCATTGCCCCTAGATTTGACTCTAAAACTTATGAATCGCTCTTGCCTCAATTGGTAATTATGGTAGATGATTCTAAATCTATGGACTATTTAGGGGCGGCGAGTACTGTTCAAAAGGATTTGGAATTATTACAAGAAAATGAGGAACTAAATTCAAAATTTGAGATTCAAAGCTTCCAGTTTTCTGACGTTATTCAACCTTTAGATTCTTTAGGTTTTAATCAATCAGATACCGACATAGGCAAAGCGATTGAGCAACCTCAAGAGCTTTTTAAGAATAGAAATAAAGCTGTCGTCATTCTTACAGACGGTAACCAGACTAGTGGAAACAGCTATGCGTATGCTCTACTGGATGATAAAACCAGTTTGTATCCAGTTATTTATGGTGATACGACTTCCTATTCAGATGTACAGATCACTACTATTAACGTGAATAGGTATTCCTACCTTAACAATGAGTTTCCAGTAGAGGTATTTGTAGCATATCAAGGTACTGAAGAGGTGATTCTAAGCTTTACAGTAACTCAAGGAACCAAAACATTGCACAAGGAATCATTTTCGTTTGATGCAAAAAAAAGAGCTGCTATTGCGAGTTTTAATTTAACGAGCACTTCTGTGGGAACACAATCAATGCTCGCGACCATACAAACCCTATCTAAGGAGAAGAACACAAAAAATAATTACCGAAGTTTTGCAGTAGAAGTAATTGATCAACAAACTAGTGTGCTTCTTTTAAGCGATCAATTGCATCCAGATATAGGAGTGCTAAAGAAAGCGATAGAATCCAATCAACAACGTAAGGTAACCATCAAAAACACCTCTGATTCTTACGATTTCAATGAGTACAATTTGGTAGTGATGTATGGGGTGAGTTCGGCTTTTGCCAAAGCGTATACCCAAAAAGACCAATGGAATAAAAACACTTGGATCATCACAGGAGTTGATCCTGATTTGAATTACATGAATGCCAATAACCCTGTATTTCAAATAGAGGCAAGTAATGAATACGATGAGGCGCAGCCTATTCTCAATGACTCCTATGCCACTTTCAATTTAGAGAAACTCAATTTTGAAGATTATCCGCCAGTTAAGGTACCTTTTGGTGATATGATATTTAATACCAATGTAGATGTTCTTTTTTATAAGCAAATAGGAAGTATTGCGACTACACAACCTATATGGTTTACCTATGAAAACAACGATTCTAAACATGCGGTAACCTTAGCGAGTGGTTTATGGAGGTGGAGAGGCCAAAGTTTTCTTAATAATAAGGACTTTAAAAATTTTGATGACCTAGTAAGTAGTCAAGTTCAGTATCTTGCAAATAGTAAAAAGAGAAATAGATTAGAAGTACTTTATGAGTCTTTTTATTATCAGAATAAAGCCGTTGTTATTAATGCTCAATACCTCGATAAGAATTATGAGTTTGAAGATAATGGTATCTTAAATATGAATTTAAGAAATAAGGATACTGAAGAAATAGTCACCAGACCTTTTGTGTTGAGTGGTAATACTTATACCGTAGATTTAAGTGGTTTGAATCATGGGGATTATACCTTTACAGTTCAAATAGAGAATGATCAATTATCTCGTTCTGGATCTTTTAGTATTTTAGATTACGATATTGAAAAGCAACAGGTAAATGCCAGTGATGTTGGTATGAAAAAGTTGGTGGGATCGTCAAATGTTTTTTATCAAGGACAGGTGGATCAGTTGATGACTCGATTAAATAGTGACCCATTATTACAAACAGTAGAAAGAGCAACCATAAAGCAAAATAGTCTAATAGACTGGAAAGTGGTATTGGTAATGATCCTTTTATTGTTAGGTTTAGAATGGTTTTTAAGAAAATATAACGGATTAGTTTAAAAAAGAAGATTATGCAAAAATTACCCAAAGCGGCAGTATTAACCTTAGTAGGTTTAGTGATACTAGCAATTATTATTATCAAAAGTTCAGTCATTATTGAGTCTGGGCAGGCAGGTGTTTTATTTAAAACTCTTGACAATGGTGTGGATAGAGAAAACACTTATGGTGAAGGATTTCACATTATTGCGCCGTGGAATGACATGATCATTTATCCTGTAAGACAGCTTTCAGTAAGTGATAAAATGAGAGTGCTTTCTGTTAACGGTCTAGAAGTTACTGTAGATGGTACGGTATGGTACCAACCACAATACAACAAATTACCTTACTTACATCAAGAAAAAGGACGTAATTACGAGTCTGCG of Nonlabens sp. Ci31 contains these proteins:
- the sucD gene encoding succinate--CoA ligase subunit alpha, which translates into the protein MSVLVNKDSKIIVQGFTGSEGTFHAGQMIDYGTNVVGGVTPGKGGQEHLGKPVFNTVQEAVEKAGADVSIIFVPPAFAADAIKEAADAGIKVIITITEGIPVADMVKVADYIKDMDCRLVGPNCPGVITPGEAKVGIMPGFVFKKGKIGIVSKSGTLTYEASDQVVKQGYGISTAIGIGGDPIIGTTTKEAVELFMNDPETEAIVMIGEIGGQLEADAAHWIKATGNKKPVIGFIAGETAPAGRTMGHAGAIVGGSEDTAQAKKAIMKECGIHVVDSPAEIGKKVAEVLG
- the lpxA gene encoding acyl-ACP--UDP-N-acetylglucosamine O-acyltransferase → MNQPLAYVHPGAKIAKNVVIEPFTTIHNDVVIEEGTWIGSNVTIMEGARIGKNVSIFPGAVISAIPQDKKFEDEDTLTIIGDNTTIRECVTINRGTSDRMKTVIGKNCWIMAYCHIAHDCIVGDNCIFSNNSTLAGHITVGDYVVLAGMAAVQQFCQIGSHAFVTGGSLVRKDVPPFVKAGREPLSYVGINSVGLRRRGFDLEKIREIQDIYRILYQKNYNVSQGVEIIEAEMIATPERDEILEFIKNTKRGIMRGYVSKQ
- a CDS encoding nuclear transport factor 2 family protein, producing MAAAAKKIVQKFLDSDVFVNVEEFDHYIHKDLKMHWHASSGYREFNYDDYYRLCQSTATSYESMRSEVTHMISDKKEVAARFTVYVRTNENPREEIPVGYFISIFKLEDDKIIEVHQTSHPSQD
- a CDS encoding bifunctional UDP-3-O-[3-hydroxymyristoyl] N-acetylglucosamine deacetylase/3-hydroxyacyl-ACP dehydratase → MTVTEFKQTTIKDEVTLSGVGLHTGKEVTLVFKPAPENHGYAFQRVDLEGSPVIEASANYVTDTKRGTTLDKRGVQINTCEHVLAALVGLEIDNCLIEIDSSEPPIMDGSSKFFVEALEKAGRVEQEQFREEYVVQENISYKDEETGSEIILMPADSYQITAMVDFGTKVLGTQNATLHKVSDFKEEISSARTFSFLHEIEMLLEHGLIKGGDLNNAIVYVDKELSEKTTESLKKAFKKDNITIRPNGILDNLELHHPNEAARHKLLDVIGDLALIGYKIRGKVIATKPGHFVNTQFAKKMSKIIKKDIKDNVPQVDIRKEPLMDVMQIMEVLPHRPPFLLIDKIFELSDSHVIGLKNVTMNEPFFLGHFPGQPVMPGVLIVEAMAQTGGILVLSTVPDPENYLTFFMKMDNVKFKRKVSPGDTLIFKCDLISPIRRGICHMQAYAYANGILCAEAELMAQISKVK
- the fabG gene encoding 3-oxoacyl-[acyl-carrier-protein] reductase → MKLLQGKNVIITGASRGIGKGIAEVFAKHGANIAFTYASSEGPALELEKELTALGVKAKAYKSNAADFTESQELIDVVTKDFDSIDVLINNAGITKDNLLMRMSEVDFDTVIQVNLKSVFNMTKAVQRTMLKQRHGSIINMSSIVGVKGNAGQTNYAASKAGIIGFSKSVALELGSRNIRCNSIAPGFIETEMTDALNEETVQSWRNAIPLKRGGTPEDVANACVFLASDLSTYITGQTLHVDGGMLT
- a CDS encoding UDP-3-O-(3-hydroxymyristoyl)glucosamine N-acyltransferase, which translates into the protein MRFPKTYQLAEIAAIINCDYVGDASFPVLGMNEIHVVTPGDIVFVDHPKYYDKALQSAASIVLINKQVDCPNGKALLISDDPFRDFNKLTQYFVPFFAFAKAQLPKSIGEHSHIHPSATIGRDVEIGDHTIIHANVSIGDRSVIGNHVIINAGAVLGGDAFYYKRRPDGYDKLLSNGRVVIEDHVELGANTTIDRGVTGDTTIGYGSKLDNQVQIGHDTVLGKHVLIASQTGIAGCVVIEDEVTIWGQVGITSGVTIGKKAVISAKSGVSKSLEGNKNYFGIPADDFRSKYKEIAAIKQIPEALELLKKMNKQ
- the lpxD gene encoding UDP-3-O-(3-hydroxymyristoyl)glucosamine N-acyltransferase, producing the protein MKFTIKQIAEILEGTIEGDSSVEVSQLSKIEDGTSGSLSFLSNTKYTPYIYKTQASAVIVNNEFIVEQPVTCSLIRVEDAYLAFTKLLEFYQLAKMNKQGIEQPSFIHETASYGDHLYVAAFSYIGENVKIGNNVKIFSNVNIGDNVTIGDNCILHSAVQIKSDTIIGNQVVINSGSVIGSDGFGFAPNKDGTYTKIPQTGNVIIEDNVEIGSLTTIDKATLGSTIIRSGVKLDNQIQVAHNVEIGSNTVIAAQTGIAGSSRIGKNCKIGGQVGIAGHIVIEDNVNIQAQSGVGRKLKEGTTVQGSPAFDYSDWNRSYVLFKNLRKIESRISNLEKK
- the efp gene encoding elongation factor P encodes the protein MASTSDIRKGLCIHYNHDIFKIIEFLHVKPGKGPAFVRTKLKSVTSGKVIDNTFSAGHKIEEIRVETHSFQFLYKDGEGYHFMNTETYEQIILQENSLDAPGLLKEGEVVKIQINTEDDSPLSVDMPQYVILKVTATEPGLKGNTATNASKPATVETGAEVNVPLFINEGDIIRIDTEKGNYHERMKQ